In Mucilaginibacter celer, one DNA window encodes the following:
- a CDS encoding galactose oxidase: MRFFLSGIIAVILLNCLFMSPCRAQSYGLGFYSHEVVQDKRTGLELNLNNLAQRDKFELSFDVTFLPNRAIYFGYILRLIGDENQNIDLVYDNQANTKHFKIIVGERLSKISFNIDEKQLFERWNKLRIIIDYKGDKITVISGKDQMSETGIHLKRSANYKLLFGANSSRQFQTTDVPPFKLRDINASQNDKLIANWPLSEWQGNVANETVNQNNGTVNNPLWIKARHRNWQLEKEFNVPGDASTAFDAANEDVFVITADSLVTYSVNKTPQLKSTAYASGRQLLVPGDQALYANNRLYYLYMDQTAMGTYDFTTGKWDKGYHNFATNNGHINKFYSKADSSVYTIGGYGQLVYKDSVRRYNINNQRWEKIKYKGDTFTPRYLAGLGANANGDTVYVIGGYGSASGQQIVNPRNLYDMVRYTVKDKTFKKLFSIDVKNEDFVFANSLVIDSKSKSYYGLIFPQHKFNSSLQLITGSLDKPSYHMVGDTIPFLFHDVNAYADLYYLPHSGKFLAVTLFKENDHTRVRVYSLLSPPEPVAESLLEAAGIKPVFWIGGACVILLSVGVFIVYKRRKKTNVLPLPQAPVEIAEPVTTTANQPEPLPVAAEEPVESRLHPNKNAIFLFGDLQLFTPDGNEITKYFTPLLKELFLVILMYSVKFDRGVSSEKLNEILWFDKSEKSARNNRSVNIAKLKSLLDKMGHCHLSKDTGYWKIEIDYNEIQVDYHNYLNIVSNKSKLNKQKIIQLTHITQRGNFLSNIEYEWLDAFKSEVSNEITDSYIQFANSIKVADDPEFLIKLANDIFYFDPVNEEAMIIKCKALAHIGKHSLAKNTFESFNKEYKAIYGEAFERDFHSILE, encoded by the coding sequence ATGAGATTTTTTTTATCCGGGATAATAGCGGTTATTTTATTGAATTGCCTGTTCATGTCTCCTTGTCGTGCGCAATCGTACGGTCTGGGGTTTTACAGCCATGAGGTGGTGCAGGATAAGCGGACTGGCTTGGAGCTTAATCTCAACAATCTTGCACAGAGGGATAAATTCGAACTATCATTCGATGTTACTTTTTTACCCAACCGGGCTATTTATTTCGGCTACATTTTAAGGCTGATAGGGGACGAAAACCAAAACATCGACCTTGTTTATGACAACCAGGCCAATACCAAACATTTTAAGATCATAGTTGGCGAGCGCCTGTCCAAAATTTCTTTCAACATAGATGAAAAGCAGCTTTTTGAACGTTGGAATAAACTGAGGATTATTATTGATTATAAAGGCGATAAGATCACGGTTATTTCGGGTAAGGATCAGATGAGCGAAACCGGCATCCACTTAAAACGAAGTGCCAATTATAAACTATTATTCGGTGCCAACTCATCGCGCCAGTTTCAAACTACCGATGTGCCGCCTTTTAAACTGCGGGATATCAATGCATCACAAAATGATAAACTGATAGCCAACTGGCCACTGAGCGAATGGCAGGGCAATGTTGCCAACGAAACCGTAAATCAAAACAACGGTACGGTAAACAACCCGCTCTGGATCAAAGCCCGCCACCGTAATTGGCAGCTGGAAAAGGAATTTAATGTTCCCGGTGACGCGAGCACGGCATTCGACGCAGCCAACGAAGATGTATTTGTGATCACTGCCGATTCGTTGGTTACTTATTCGGTTAATAAAACTCCGCAATTAAAAAGCACTGCCTACGCCTCGGGCAGGCAGTTGTTGGTACCCGGTGATCAGGCCTTGTACGCCAATAACAGGCTGTATTACCTGTATATGGACCAAACAGCCATGGGTACTTATGATTTTACTACCGGTAAATGGGATAAAGGCTATCATAATTTTGCTACCAATAACGGGCATATCAATAAATTTTACTCTAAAGCAGATAGTTCGGTTTATACCATAGGCGGTTACGGGCAGCTGGTTTATAAGGATAGCGTACGCAGGTACAACATTAACAACCAACGCTGGGAAAAGATCAAATACAAAGGCGATACTTTTACGCCGCGTTACCTGGCGGGTTTGGGTGCCAACGCCAATGGCGATACCGTTTACGTTATCGGTGGTTATGGCAGCGCGTCGGGGCAGCAAATTGTTAATCCGCGCAATTTGTACGATATGGTTCGGTACACAGTGAAGGACAAGACTTTTAAAAAACTATTCAGTATCGATGTAAAGAACGAGGATTTTGTATTCGCCAACTCCTTGGTTATCGACTCCAAAAGCAAAAGTTATTATGGCCTGATCTTTCCTCAACATAAATTCAACTCCAGTTTACAGTTGATTACCGGTTCGCTCGATAAGCCGTCGTATCACATGGTGGGCGATACCATTCCGTTTTTGTTTCATGACGTGAATGCGTATGCTGATTTGTACTATCTGCCGCATAGCGGCAAGTTTTTGGCGGTTACCTTGTTTAAGGAGAATGACCATACCAGGGTGAGGGTATACTCGCTGCTTAGTCCGCCCGAGCCGGTAGCCGAGAGCCTGCTTGAAGCTGCGGGCATTAAACCTGTGTTTTGGATAGGAGGAGCCTGCGTTATTTTATTGAGTGTAGGTGTTTTTATAGTATATAAACGACGTAAAAAAACTAATGTACTTCCTTTACCTCAGGCTCCGGTAGAAATTGCTGAACCGGTTACAACTACGGCCAATCAGCCCGAACCGTTGCCAGTTGCCGCTGAAGAACCTGTAGAAAGCAGGCTGCACCCCAACAAAAACGCCATATTTTTATTTGGCGACCTGCAGTTGTTTACGCCCGACGGTAACGAGATCACCAAATATTTTACGCCTTTGTTAAAAGAACTATTTTTGGTGATACTGATGTATTCGGTAAAGTTTGACAGGGGGGTGAGTTCTGAAAAACTGAATGAGATATTGTGGTTTGATAAATCAGAAAAGAGCGCGCGTAATAATCGCTCGGTAAACATCGCCAAGCTAAAATCGCTGTTGGATAAAATGGGCCATTGCCATCTATCAAAAGATACGGGCTACTGGAAAATTGAAATTGATTATAACGAGATTCAGGTAGATTATCATAATTACCTCAATATCGTATCTAACAAAAGCAAACTCAATAAACAAAAGATCATTCAGCTTACGCATATCACCCAGCGGGGCAATTTCCTGTCGAATATTGAGTACGAATGGCTGGATGCTTTTAAATCGGAAGTATCTAACGAGATCACCGATTCGTACATCCAGTTTGCAAATTCCATCAAAGTTGCCGATGATCCCGAGTTTTTGATCAAGCTTGCCAATGATATCTTCTATTTCGACCCGGTTAACGAAGAGGCTATGATCATTAAATGCAAGGCGCTGGCCCATATCGGCAAGCACTCATTGGCTAAAAATACCTTCGAAAGTTTTAATAAAGAGTACAAGGCTATTTACGGCGAAGCCTTTGAGCGCGATTTTCATTCAATTCTTGAATAA